The following coding sequences lie in one Thalassoglobus polymorphus genomic window:
- a CDS encoding glycoside hydrolase family 38 N-terminal domain-containing protein — protein sequence MKYNDLIVLVPCHSLEDFPTELGEEAAASLLNAFSILWHPSLLASTGAFPKWERSDESLSVQDNRLVVVPTPCDEWVPATWVERARREGCVVISGEHDREKMLHQALEPLELEQAVDSELVADFLALGTVYLQVELLTRHMRNFSHLDESHMQREAIAAAQAAINHDLEATRKHLSHCFEMLLECRERFYPVACYLIDLCLVNPDFASDELKTLVESSAPTNLLATAADWETIAEKDAAWSQTIGDSIKAGTLELIGGEQTELPTPLMALDSTLWQLRKGRATLERLFDAKPTTWARKRFGLGSHLPQILDRLGYTAGLHFVMDDGIYPDDEQTLMRWEGSDGTAIDAFSRIPLAADSAGSFLRFPVRMAESMDYDHTAAVVFARWPKMKTPWLEDLRRASAYAPVLGKFVTFSEFFETSDSQGRMSDFNTSAYFTLDLIQSVAKEEKNPISRWTEYWGRRRRFESVDWAKQLVSLLSKGVGSLPEENKLESLLEAAHSEASSETLTTFDKELAETEQAVEKNLSRMFASKGQTGKGMLLVNPQSFARKSLIKWKEGQPGTDQGILQRQVNPSGSYALVDLPPCGFLWVSANGDQTQSPVGKTAMAEELTLRNELFQVALSDVTGGIARVSTYTRSPNRVSQQIAFRFPQERTVVVEDGEERESFKTYYSFMQMRESRVLSAGPVVGEIETIGDLVDGQNDEVVATYRQVTRVVRGRPNVDVEIELDLKKTPSGDPWTNYIGCRFAWKHTTASLTGSMQQAAHAVGKQRIEAPQYLEIADDDFRTTILTPGYPFHRKTGDRMIDTLLITEGETKRKFQFSIAVDVKYPMQAHLDAFSEPLVIPTDTAPPEGGQQGWLFFAGAANVLLTRILPTYKNAEKTGFIVRLLETEGRTKTFPLKCFRTPQAARQVNFQGETIHSLHVQDDQVMVEIAPYEICDVELTFDS from the coding sequence ATGAAATACAACGATTTGATCGTCCTGGTTCCTTGCCATAGCCTGGAAGATTTCCCAACGGAACTTGGAGAAGAGGCCGCTGCCAGTTTGTTGAATGCTTTTTCGATTCTCTGGCATCCTTCGCTTCTTGCATCAACTGGTGCGTTTCCGAAATGGGAGCGTTCCGATGAGTCGTTGAGTGTGCAGGACAACCGGCTGGTCGTCGTTCCGACTCCTTGTGACGAGTGGGTTCCCGCAACTTGGGTTGAACGTGCACGTCGTGAAGGCTGCGTGGTCATCAGCGGGGAACACGACCGAGAGAAAATGCTTCATCAGGCATTGGAACCACTCGAATTGGAGCAAGCGGTCGATTCAGAACTTGTCGCCGACTTTCTGGCGCTCGGGACTGTGTACCTGCAAGTTGAACTACTGACTCGTCACATGCGGAACTTCAGCCATCTGGATGAATCGCACATGCAGCGAGAAGCGATCGCTGCTGCACAAGCTGCCATCAATCATGATCTTGAAGCGACACGCAAACACTTGAGCCACTGCTTCGAGATGTTGCTCGAATGCCGGGAGCGATTTTATCCGGTTGCTTGCTATCTGATTGACTTGTGTCTGGTAAATCCAGACTTCGCCAGTGATGAATTAAAAACGCTGGTTGAAAGTTCCGCGCCGACGAACCTGCTGGCCACAGCTGCCGACTGGGAAACCATCGCCGAGAAAGATGCCGCTTGGTCTCAAACGATTGGTGACTCAATCAAAGCGGGAACTTTGGAACTGATCGGCGGAGAACAGACAGAGCTGCCGACTCCGTTGATGGCACTCGATTCAACGTTATGGCAGTTGCGTAAAGGACGGGCCACACTTGAAAGGCTCTTTGATGCCAAGCCAACAACTTGGGCACGCAAACGCTTCGGTCTGGGAAGTCACCTGCCACAAATCCTGGATCGACTCGGCTACACAGCCGGGCTTCATTTCGTCATGGACGACGGAATCTATCCGGACGATGAACAAACTCTCATGCGGTGGGAAGGCTCCGACGGGACTGCGATTGATGCCTTCAGCCGCATCCCACTCGCTGCGGACAGTGCAGGGAGTTTCCTGAGGTTCCCGGTTCGGATGGCTGAGTCGATGGACTACGACCATACCGCAGCCGTTGTGTTCGCACGCTGGCCGAAGATGAAAACTCCCTGGCTGGAGGATCTGCGACGTGCCTCAGCCTACGCTCCGGTTCTTGGAAAATTCGTCACCTTCTCCGAGTTCTTCGAGACGTCCGACTCTCAGGGACGGATGTCCGACTTTAACACGAGCGCGTACTTTACGCTCGACTTGATTCAATCGGTTGCGAAAGAAGAAAAGAATCCGATCAGCCGCTGGACTGAATATTGGGGCCGACGGAGACGCTTTGAATCAGTTGACTGGGCGAAACAACTTGTCAGCCTATTGAGCAAAGGAGTCGGCTCGCTACCTGAGGAAAACAAACTGGAGAGCTTGCTCGAAGCTGCTCATTCGGAGGCGAGCAGCGAAACTCTCACAACATTCGATAAGGAACTTGCAGAAACCGAGCAAGCTGTCGAGAAAAATCTTTCTCGAATGTTCGCCAGCAAAGGGCAAACCGGAAAAGGAATGTTGCTGGTCAACCCTCAATCGTTTGCTCGTAAGTCTCTGATCAAATGGAAAGAAGGCCAACCGGGGACCGATCAGGGAATTCTTCAACGACAGGTCAATCCCTCCGGAAGCTATGCACTTGTCGACTTGCCTCCTTGCGGATTCCTTTGGGTCTCTGCGAATGGTGATCAAACGCAGTCGCCTGTCGGCAAAACAGCGATGGCAGAAGAGTTGACGTTGCGGAATGAACTGTTTCAAGTCGCATTGAGCGATGTCACCGGAGGGATCGCCCGTGTCTCGACATACACACGTAGCCCGAATCGTGTGAGTCAGCAAATCGCTTTTCGATTTCCGCAAGAGCGAACAGTCGTCGTCGAAGATGGTGAAGAACGTGAGTCGTTCAAGACCTACTATTCATTCATGCAAATGCGGGAATCCCGCGTCCTCAGTGCGGGACCGGTTGTTGGCGAAATTGAAACGATTGGCGACTTGGTCGACGGTCAAAATGATGAAGTTGTCGCGACGTATCGGCAGGTCACACGCGTTGTCCGAGGACGTCCGAATGTCGATGTTGAGATCGAACTCGACCTGAAAAAGACTCCCAGCGGAGACCCGTGGACAAACTACATCGGTTGCCGATTTGCCTGGAAACATACCACGGCATCGCTGACCGGCTCCATGCAGCAAGCTGCCCATGCTGTCGGCAAGCAACGAATTGAAGCGCCGCAATATCTGGAGATCGCGGACGATGATTTTCGCACCACTATCCTCACGCCGGGATACCCGTTTCATCGAAAAACGGGTGACCGCATGATTGATACGCTGCTGATCACTGAAGGCGAGACGAAGCGGAAGTTCCAGTTCAGCATCGCGGTTGATGTCAAATATCCGATGCAGGCACACCTCGATGCGTTCTCAGAACCACTGGTCATTCCAACTGACACGGCGCCCCCTGAAGGGGGGCAGCAAGGCTGGCTGTTCTTTGCAGGGGCTGCGAATGTGTTGCTGACACGGATTTTGCCCACTTACAAAAATGCAGAGAAAACAGGTTTCATTGTTCGACTTCTCGAAACCGAAGGTCGCACAAAAACATTTCCGCTAAAATGCTTCCGCACCCCGCAAGCGGCCCGGCAAGTTAATTTCCAAGGTGAAACCATTCACAGCTTACACGTCCAGGACGATCAGGTGATGGTTGAAATCGCTCCCTATGAAATTTGCGACGTCGAACTGACATTTGATTCGTGA
- a CDS encoding 3-keto-disaccharide hydrolase: protein MTRFSTCLFAALLSVNLFAADTKTLFNGKDLSGWDGDPRLWSVKDGAIHGETTADVKANGNTFLIWQGGKLDDFELRLTFRCTESNNSGIQYRSRHITEGKPRNQWVVRGYQHEIRNENKFPNVSGFIYDEGGKRRRICLAGEKAEWNEDGKKVLGELIDAEGFEKLFKLNEWNDVRIVAKGNHIQHYMNDKLILDFTDNHPELALSEGILALQLHAGKPMWVEFKDITLKELK, encoded by the coding sequence ATGACTCGATTTTCTACGTGCCTGTTCGCAGCACTTCTGTCTGTCAACCTTTTTGCAGCAGACACAAAAACTCTGTTTAACGGCAAAGATCTTTCTGGCTGGGATGGTGATCCGAGACTGTGGTCAGTGAAAGATGGTGCAATTCACGGAGAAACAACTGCCGACGTCAAAGCGAATGGAAATACATTTCTGATTTGGCAAGGTGGAAAGCTCGATGACTTTGAGCTACGTCTGACGTTCCGCTGCACAGAAAGTAATAACTCTGGAATTCAATATCGCTCACGCCATATCACAGAAGGAAAACCTCGCAACCAGTGGGTCGTGCGTGGCTATCAACATGAGATCCGAAACGAAAACAAATTCCCCAACGTTTCGGGATTCATTTATGACGAAGGTGGCAAACGTCGGCGAATTTGCCTGGCTGGAGAAAAAGCAGAGTGGAACGAAGATGGGAAGAAAGTCCTCGGAGAACTGATTGACGCTGAGGGATTCGAGAAGCTCTTCAAACTGAATGAATGGAATGACGTTCGAATTGTCGCCAAGGGAAATCACATTCAACACTACATGAACGACAAACTGATCCTCGACTTCACCGACAATCACCCTGAACTTGCACTGTCTGAAGGAATCCTTGCTCTGCAACTTCATGCAGGGAAACCGATGTGGGTCGAGTTCAAGGACATCACATTGAAAGAGCTCAAGTAA
- a CDS encoding O-acetyl-ADP-ribose deacetylase, whose translation MKTQIQNCTLQLVQGDLTNQKIDAIVNAANSSLAGGGGVDGAIHRAGGPSIMEETDARYPDGCETGNAVISSAGNLPCKFVIHTVGPVWQGGIRREPELLKSAYHNSLQLAVDHQCESVAFPAISAGVYGYPMDLAAAHALMSVAEFLREHEAPKLVRFVLFDSGAYGAFSHALENVAKIVQKW comes from the coding sequence ATGAAAACGCAAATTCAAAATTGCACACTTCAACTTGTTCAGGGTGACCTGACGAATCAAAAGATCGATGCCATCGTCAATGCTGCCAACTCTTCACTGGCGGGAGGCGGAGGTGTTGATGGAGCGATTCATCGGGCGGGTGGTCCGTCGATTATGGAAGAGACCGACGCTCGCTACCCGGATGGATGCGAAACCGGAAATGCCGTGATCAGCTCAGCTGGAAATCTTCCCTGCAAGTTTGTGATTCATACTGTTGGCCCGGTCTGGCAAGGCGGAATCCGGAGAGAACCGGAGCTGCTGAAAAGTGCGTACCACAACAGCTTGCAACTGGCAGTTGACCACCAGTGTGAATCGGTGGCATTTCCTGCGATCAGCGCCGGTGTTTACGGCTATCCGATGGATCTTGCAGCAGCGCATGCACTAATGAGTGTCGCTGAGTTTTTGAGAGAACATGAAGCCCCGAAGCTTGTACGTTTTGTTCTGTTTGACAGCGGTGCATACGGGGCCTTCTCACACGCCTTGGAAAACGTCGCGAAGATCGTACAGAAATGGTGA
- a CDS encoding acyl-CoA synthetase family protein, with protein sequence MSDQLEQQADAARKRLDEEAVRIVQLHFDPELGAPFWLEKAKEYDFNPLTDVKCFDDLKKFPLFEDDWFRGGPVERFLPKKWHNEYKYTFETGGTTGIPKSRCVVRDHFIDYEQFSDTLSDEDFPRGSNWLMLGPSGPRRLRLAVEHLCQYRGGICFCVDLDPRWVVKLLKKGDVESAKAYADHVIDQAYTVLTANHDIKCMFATPKLLEALAMRLLDEGTSMAEVGIKGIFAGGTEFTPQWYRFCKEELLGPDVFITPTYGNTLMGLACGKPFDPADEFKITYYAPQPRAAIEVVDFDDYNKVVGYGETGRVKLTTLTEELFIPGFMERDEGERELPCEKFAWDGISGVRPFHVFAKKTTVGVY encoded by the coding sequence TTGAGCGACCAACTTGAACAACAAGCTGATGCAGCCCGCAAGCGGCTCGACGAAGAAGCAGTCCGCATCGTCCAACTTCACTTCGACCCGGAACTGGGTGCCCCATTCTGGTTGGAGAAGGCGAAGGAGTACGACTTCAACCCGCTGACCGATGTGAAATGCTTCGACGACTTGAAGAAGTTTCCACTCTTCGAAGACGACTGGTTCCGCGGCGGACCTGTCGAACGCTTCCTGCCGAAGAAATGGCACAACGAATACAAGTATACTTTTGAAACTGGCGGAACGACCGGAATTCCGAAGTCTCGCTGCGTCGTGAGAGATCACTTCATCGATTACGAGCAGTTTTCGGATACACTTTCCGATGAAGACTTTCCACGTGGCTCAAACTGGCTGATGCTCGGTCCATCGGGGCCGCGCCGCTTGCGATTGGCGGTCGAGCATTTGTGTCAGTACCGGGGCGGAATTTGTTTCTGCGTCGATCTTGATCCTCGCTGGGTGGTGAAGTTGCTCAAGAAGGGGGATGTCGAATCGGCAAAGGCTTACGCTGATCACGTTATCGATCAGGCGTACACCGTGCTGACCGCCAACCATGATATCAAGTGCATGTTTGCGACCCCGAAACTTCTCGAAGCGCTCGCTATGCGATTGCTCGACGAGGGAACAAGCATGGCAGAAGTCGGTATTAAAGGGATCTTCGCAGGGGGGACAGAGTTCACACCGCAATGGTATCGATTCTGCAAAGAAGAACTTCTTGGCCCGGATGTGTTCATCACCCCGACTTACGGGAACACTCTTATGGGCCTCGCCTGCGGAAAGCCATTCGATCCGGCAGACGAATTCAAGATCACCTATTACGCTCCGCAGCCGCGAGCTGCCATCGAAGTTGTTGACTTCGATGACTACAACAAAGTCGTCGGCTACGGAGAAACCGGTCGCGTAAAACTGACGACGCTGACGGAAGAACTCTTCATTCCGGGATTCATGGAACGTGACGAAGGGGAGCGTGAGCTTCCTTGCGAAAAATTCGCCTGGGACGGAATCAGCGGAGTCCGACCGTTCCACGTCTTCGCCAAGAAAACGACCGTCGGCGTTTACTAG
- a CDS encoding bifunctional 4-hydroxy-2-oxoglutarate aldolase/2-dehydro-3-deoxy-phosphogluconate aldolase gives MSKETDLKRVLDLGLVAIIRASNGDRLLEVAEALYAGGIDVIEVTFTVPGVVDIIKQLRDNIGDRVLLGAGTVLDPETARAAILAGAEYIVTPTVNVEVIKLCQRYSKVVMAGAFTPTEILTAWEAGADIVKVFPADVGGPSYLKAVHGPLPQIRLLPTGGVNLDTLPSFVKAGACAVGLGSALVEKEALEKGDMKRVEELAKAYVEKMKEARGL, from the coding sequence ATGAGTAAAGAAACGGATTTGAAACGTGTTCTCGACCTGGGGTTGGTTGCGATCATTCGCGCCTCGAACGGAGATCGACTTCTGGAGGTCGCTGAGGCGTTGTATGCGGGAGGAATTGATGTGATCGAAGTGACGTTCACCGTTCCTGGTGTCGTCGACATCATCAAGCAATTGCGAGACAACATCGGCGATCGGGTTCTCCTCGGAGCAGGCACCGTTCTCGATCCAGAAACTGCACGAGCCGCGATCCTCGCTGGAGCGGAGTACATTGTCACTCCCACGGTGAATGTCGAAGTCATCAAGCTTTGTCAACGGTACAGTAAAGTGGTGATGGCCGGGGCGTTTACTCCAACCGAAATTCTCACAGCCTGGGAAGCTGGAGCAGACATCGTCAAAGTCTTCCCCGCAGATGTTGGCGGGCCGTCGTACCTCAAAGCAGTTCACGGTCCGTTGCCGCAAATTCGATTGCTTCCAACAGGAGGTGTCAATCTCGACACATTACCGAGTTTCGTCAAAGCAGGTGCGTGTGCTGTCGGCCTGGGAAGCGCACTTGTCGAAAAAGAGGCTCTCGAAAAAGGGGACATGAAGCGAGTCGAAGAACTCGCCAAAGCATACGTTGAGAAAATGAAAGAAGCTCGCGGATTGTAG
- a CDS encoding substrate-binding domain-containing protein, which translates to MSNSVKKIALGVSLVAVLIAAWISVVRRTDDALIVYCAHDLMFAEEILHDFEKETGIKVIIVGDTEATKSLGLVQRLIREKNNPKCDLFWNNQVLGTIDLAEQGILQPYKGPGYERIPSQFKDPEGLWTGFAGRMRVWIYNNETGTGDEKAIVEQFETGDLSRMAIAMPIYGTTLSHFSILWQDLGEKGMKAWFENLQQRGCKIVPGNATVKNVVAEGVCDIGWTDTDDFFVGLDDGADVSMLPIRANGKTICLPNSVAIIRGTKKEDDAARLMDYLLSEKIELALAKSAARQIPLGPIESGDLPDDVIPLAEWAKESVDMTQFYQSRNECLKWLESELLEQNPDSRLPE; encoded by the coding sequence ATGTCGAACTCAGTCAAGAAAATCGCTCTTGGAGTTTCACTGGTCGCTGTTCTCATCGCGGCGTGGATCAGCGTCGTCCGAAGAACTGACGATGCACTGATTGTCTACTGTGCGCACGATTTAATGTTTGCCGAAGAAATCCTTCATGATTTCGAAAAGGAAACCGGCATCAAGGTGATTATTGTCGGCGATACAGAAGCAACGAAATCATTGGGTCTGGTGCAACGCTTGATTCGTGAGAAGAACAACCCGAAGTGTGATCTCTTCTGGAACAATCAGGTGCTCGGGACGATCGATCTCGCTGAGCAAGGAATTCTTCAACCATACAAAGGTCCGGGATACGAACGAATCCCAAGTCAATTCAAGGACCCGGAAGGCTTGTGGACAGGGTTCGCTGGTCGGATGCGTGTGTGGATTTACAACAACGAAACCGGGACCGGTGACGAGAAAGCCATTGTGGAACAGTTTGAAACCGGCGACTTGTCGCGCATGGCGATTGCCATGCCGATCTACGGTACCACGCTTTCGCACTTCAGCATTCTCTGGCAAGATCTCGGCGAAAAGGGAATGAAAGCATGGTTCGAAAATTTGCAACAACGTGGATGCAAAATCGTTCCGGGGAATGCGACGGTCAAGAATGTCGTCGCGGAAGGAGTTTGTGATATTGGCTGGACAGATACCGACGACTTCTTTGTCGGATTAGACGATGGAGCTGATGTCTCAATGTTGCCAATCCGAGCGAATGGAAAAACAATCTGTCTGCCGAACAGTGTTGCGATCATTCGTGGAACAAAAAAGGAAGACGATGCCGCCCGCCTTATGGACTACCTGCTTTCGGAAAAGATTGAGTTGGCTTTGGCGAAGTCCGCAGCTCGGCAAATTCCATTAGGCCCCATCGAGAGTGGCGACTTACCAGACGATGTCATACCGCTCGCAGAGTGGGCGAAAGAATCGGTCGACATGACGCAATTTTATCAATCGCGAAACGAATGCTTGAAGTGGCTGGAGTCCGAACTCTTAGAACAGAATCCCGATTCTCGTCTCCCTGAATGA